From a single bacterium genomic region:
- a CDS encoding FKBP-type peptidyl-prolyl cis-trans isomerase has protein sequence MTSEASPNDNPQTIELSEFSATASGLKIRKDVEGAGEEANEREQVQVHYTGWLLNPGNNERGNKFDSSRDRGQPFSFVLGVGQVIRGWDEGVAGMKVGERRTLIIPPELGYGTRGAGNVIPPNATLLFDVELLGVR, from the coding sequence ATGACTTCAGAAGCTTCTCCGAATGATAATCCTCAGACTATTGAGCTCTCTGAATTCTCAGCAACTGCCTCTGGCTTGAAAATTAGAAAAGATGTAGAAGGCGCTGGCGAAGAGGCCAATGAGCGGGAGCAAGTACAGGTTCATTATACTGGGTGGCTCCTTAATCCAGGAAATAACGAGAGAGGAAACAAGTTTGACAGCTCTCGAGACCGTGGACAGCCCTTTTCCTTTGTCCTCGGCGTAGGTCAGGTCATACGAGGATGGGATGAAGGAGTTGCTGGCATGAAAGTGGGTGAGAGACGCACACTTATAATCCCTCCAGAGCTTGGTTATGGCACCAGAGGGGCAGGGAATGTCATTCCTCCAAATGCAACGCTCCTCTTCGATGTTGAGCTCCTTGGGGTACGGTAA
- a CDS encoding SLC13/DASS family transporter, translating to MGWSDVKRMLLPVLFLLLPALVASQSDYQFACVLALFVSVILLWFTEVLPLPVTGLLVPVLIALYGLMPPKSAFSSFGSDILFLFIGCFLLGKAMQKHGWDHRMACWMFTRQFATRSSGSLLVVVSAIAWFLSMWISNTATCVMLTPICLGIIQVLEPYFPSAKEQRSFTIRILLSCAFASTMGGLATPIGTPPNLLAIEFLEKQGLYVNFFEWLKVGLPVSLFMILLLHLLLGRLFPVCELELQGVRAHFRQEWEKRGRIRGEELQVAVVFLLAVLFWTLPGLLDSGLGKEHWLTSFFAPFSLSVVGILAAVILFLLPTPDGGTNLAWSDAQDIDWGTILLFGGGISLGTLLDHSGFALEVGNVVLPVGAGLAFTVCISVFLSILLSEFASNTASASVVYPVILATLMQNEFSGMTTMLILMAASFGASFGFMLPVSTPPNAIVFSTQKIPLREMIRAGIYFDICGALMIVGWILLLL from the coding sequence ATGGGCTGGTCAGATGTGAAACGTATGTTGCTTCCAGTGCTGTTCCTTCTTCTTCCGGCTCTCGTCGCGAGTCAATCTGATTATCAATTCGCCTGTGTGCTCGCTCTTTTCGTTAGTGTCATCTTGCTCTGGTTTACAGAGGTACTACCACTTCCAGTAACGGGTCTGTTGGTCCCGGTCTTAATAGCCCTTTATGGGCTTATGCCGCCGAAATCTGCATTTTCATCGTTTGGAAGTGACATTCTTTTTCTCTTTATTGGGTGCTTCTTACTCGGAAAAGCAATGCAAAAGCATGGCTGGGATCACCGAATGGCATGTTGGATGTTTACCCGGCAATTCGCTACCCGTTCTTCGGGCAGCCTTTTGGTCGTAGTCAGTGCAATAGCATGGTTTCTCAGTATGTGGATTTCAAACACAGCAACCTGTGTCATGTTAACACCGATATGTCTCGGTATTATTCAGGTTTTAGAGCCGTACTTTCCGTCAGCGAAAGAGCAACGCTCTTTTACCATACGCATACTGCTCTCGTGTGCCTTTGCCTCTACTATGGGCGGGCTTGCAACTCCCATCGGTACTCCTCCCAACCTTCTCGCCATTGAGTTTTTAGAAAAGCAAGGTCTATACGTCAATTTTTTTGAATGGCTGAAAGTGGGGCTTCCAGTGTCCCTCTTTATGATCCTTCTTCTTCATTTGCTCCTTGGTCGATTGTTTCCAGTTTGTGAACTTGAGTTACAAGGAGTGCGAGCTCACTTCAGGCAAGAGTGGGAAAAGCGAGGCCGTATTCGAGGCGAAGAACTACAGGTCGCCGTTGTTTTTCTCCTCGCTGTATTATTTTGGACTCTACCGGGACTACTTGATAGTGGTCTTGGTAAAGAGCATTGGTTAACGAGCTTCTTTGCCCCCTTTTCTCTGAGTGTCGTTGGTATTCTTGCCGCAGTTATACTTTTTCTGCTTCCGACCCCAGATGGAGGAACAAACCTCGCTTGGAGTGATGCGCAAGATATTGATTGGGGTACCATCCTCCTTTTCGGTGGTGGAATATCTCTTGGAACATTACTCGATCATTCTGGCTTTGCATTAGAGGTTGGAAATGTTGTGTTACCGGTCGGTGCTGGACTCGCATTTACTGTTTGTATATCTGTTTTTCTTTCTATTCTTCTTTCTGAATTTGCTTCAAATACGGCGTCAGCCTCTGTCGTATACCCTGTAATTCTCGCCACTCTGATGCAAAATGAGTTCTCGGGTATGACCACCATGCTTATTCTCATGGCAGCATCATTCGGCGCTAGCTTTGGATTCATGCTTCCTGTCTCAACGCCTCCAAATGCAATTGTTTTTTCAACTCAAAAAATCCCTTTAAGAGAAATGATTCGAGCAGGTATTTATTTTGATATCTGTGGTGCTCTTATGATTGTAGGATGGATTCTACTGCTCTTATGA
- a CDS encoding single-stranded DNA-binding protein, whose product MGVNKAILVGRLGKDPEIRYTQSQTPVANFSLATSERRKDPQSGNWLEQTEWHNIVTFGKTAENCSNFLKKGREVYIEGRIQTRKWQDKEGKDRWTTEIIANTVQFLGGRDGAGSESDGGYSRPTDSNESALSSLPSADSLSGSDVSFDDDDIPF is encoded by the coding sequence ATGGGAGTGAATAAAGCTATTCTGGTAGGACGGTTAGGGAAAGACCCTGAGATTCGGTATACCCAGTCTCAAACTCCAGTCGCTAATTTCAGCCTTGCGACCAGTGAGAGGCGAAAAGATCCCCAAAGTGGAAATTGGTTGGAGCAGACCGAGTGGCACAACATTGTAACGTTTGGAAAAACTGCGGAGAATTGTTCTAACTTTCTCAAAAAGGGGCGCGAAGTCTATATCGAAGGGCGGATTCAGACCCGTAAGTGGCAGGATAAAGAAGGAAAGGATCGGTGGACCACGGAGATAATAGCCAATACGGTTCAGTTCCTTGGAGGAAGAGATGGTGCAGGCAGCGAGAGTGATGGAGGATACTCCCGCCCTACTGATAGCAATGAAAGTGCACTCAGCTCTCTTCCCTCGGCAGATAGCCTTTCGGGGAGTGATGTCTCGTTTGATGATGATGATATCCCATTCTAG
- a CDS encoding DUF177 domain-containing protein: MGFIEFYLRSRSLITIRITDIPSRGLEVADHLQLTALNSRMNEAPDNDVEFLSAPRFSIRIKPELAGAELQGTIKAHYKQPCGRCLQPIEREISQQLSIVLKEKSKRPGIDRATSSSEWDDDIGIVYFDGEQIDLEEILQESLILSINPFENGHSDCLGIPSYDDNNPDSISDVKPTFGDLLKDLQPSKKKAGG, from the coding sequence ATGGGTTTTATTGAGTTTTATTTGAGGAGCCGCTCATTGATCACTATTCGTATTACTGACATCCCCTCCCGAGGATTGGAGGTAGCTGACCACTTGCAGCTCACCGCACTCAATTCCCGCATGAATGAGGCTCCCGATAATGATGTCGAATTTCTATCAGCCCCTCGTTTTTCAATCCGTATAAAGCCAGAGCTCGCTGGTGCCGAGCTTCAAGGGACAATTAAAGCTCACTACAAGCAACCGTGCGGAAGGTGCCTCCAACCAATTGAACGCGAAATCTCCCAACAACTTTCTATAGTACTCAAAGAAAAATCAAAACGTCCTGGAATTGATCGAGCGACATCCTCCTCTGAATGGGATGATGATATCGGGATCGTATATTTCGATGGAGAGCAGATTGATCTTGAGGAGATTCTACAAGAAAGTCTCATCCTCTCAATAAATCCCTTTGAAAATGGACACTCGGATTGTCTAGGTATTCCCTCTTATGACGATAATAACCCGGATAGCATCTCAGACGTCAAACCGACATTCGGTGATCTCCTGAAAGACTTGCAGCCGAGCAAGAAGAAAGCAGGCGGCTAA